Part of the Lusitaniella coriacea LEGE 07157 genome is shown below.
ATAGACCGTGGTGACGAGTTGCCCTTTCTCGTTGTAGATGTAGTCGGTACGGCTTTCTCCGGTAATGACGGCGGTTTGGTTGCCGTTGCTGTCGTAGCGGTATTCAGTTGTATTGTCCCCTTGAGTGATGGAGGCAATGCGACCTTCGCTGTCGTAAGTCCATTCGGTGACGATTTCCTGCGGCCCGTCGGGGGTTTGAACGATGATGGTTTCCCGCTGCAAGTCGCCGTTGGGAGTGTAGGTGTAGTTGCCGGTGTTGCCGTCGGGGTCGGCGATATCTCGAACGTTGCCGTCGCTATAGTAGTCGAAGTGGGTCGCGTTCTCTCCTGCTGTTAAAATTCGCAAGTTGCCTTGAAAGTCATAACGATACTCGGTCACATTGCCAGCCGCATCGGTACTGGAGAGGAGATTTCCCCTGGAGTCGTAATCGTAGGTGGTGGTATTCCCCAAGGGGTCGGTTTCGGTCAATAACCGTCCGTACTGGCCGTAGGTATTGATGGTGATGCGTCCCAAGGGGTCGGTTTCAGTGAGGAGGTTATTCTCCTCATCGTAGGTGTAGGTGGTCGTCCACCCCTCTGGACCGCTCTCATCGGTAATCATCGTCTCGGTGCGGACGTTATCCCGGTCGTCATAAGTCCGTTCGGTGCGCAGACCCGCCGGGTCGATTTCCGTTAAAACATTGCCCCGACTGTCGTAGATATAAGTGGTGTCATTGCCATAGATATCCGACACGGTTTGTATGGAGTTATCCGGGTCGTAGGTCAACTCCACCGCTTCCCCATTGACATCCAGCAATCGTGCCAAGCGTCCGGTGGTTTCGTCGTACTCGGTGCGGATGCCATTGCGTCCCAAGGGGTCTTCAATGCGGGTGAGGTAATGGGGACGAGTGGGTTCCTCGTAGAAATATTCCGTGCGGTTCCCCTCCCGGTCAATCACCGCGATTAAATCGCCATTGGTGTGTACTCGTAGGTGATGCGCTCTCCGGCTGGGTCGATGACCGCGCTGATGCGTCCCTGCGCGTCGCGTTCAAACTTCACTTCCTTACCCGCACTGCTGACAATTCCCCCTTCGGAATAGGTGAGGGTATTGCCATTGAGATCGGTGACCTTATTGAGATCCCCACTCTTAGCGTTAATCTCATACTCAATCCCCTCCTTGGTGGTGAGGGTATACTTGCCGCCAAAGAGCGTTTGAATGGGATTGTAATTCAAGCCATTGGGAGAGATATAGTTGCCCGTATTTTTATTACGTAGCAGTACGTTCTCGTCAACTTTCAGAGCTACCTCAGACCCCTCCTCCGAGACAAAAAACGGCAGGTAGAAGCGAGCGCTTTCGGGGATAGGAACGCCCGCTCGAAAAGCGGCCAAAGTAATCGGATGGGGTCGGGTTTTGAAAGTAAAAGTTTCCCGCTTGCCTCCAGGGAGGGTGATATAGACCTTCGTGCCATCGCGGAATGCGGGATACTCATCCAACAGTTCCTGCTGTTCGGTGCGAGGCGGCAAACTGGTCTGCAAGTTGGTATCGCGGAACTCCAACCGCCAGCCATAGCCGAAGTTATCCTGCTGTGCCGCCGTGAGGCTGTCGTAGGTACGAGTGACAGAGATGGGAATGCCGGTGACCGGAACTTCCAAATCGGTGAAGGAGAGTTGGAAGTTACCCAACTTCAACTCCCCGGTCACATCCACCGTATTCTCCACGGTGGACGAGAGTCCCGTGGCATCGGTGGCAATTGCAACCGCTGTAATCGCCCAACGCAATTTCGAGCGACTGCGGGCCGAGCGAGTGGAAGAGATCGCCTCCCAGGAACGAGAGCAAAACCAAGCCTTGCAAGAACGCCTCTAGGAGTTACAAGAGCGCCTCCAACAACTCGGTGATTCCGATTCTCTGGCTTGAATCGCGTTGCTTTAGTTATCAGTTTTGGGGGGAGTCGGGAGTCGGGGAAATCTCAACGATCTTGAGGCGTTATTGATGATTTGTGAGGAAAAGATTATTGAAGAGCATTGCTTTTTTATCCAACAATTTGAGAGTGGTGGGCAATTGCCCACCCTACTTCTACACTGTCGCTCATAGGTGATGCAGGTAATAAAGATAATGCTACCGCGTCGATCTCACAAAAGGCACATAAGACAGCAGGGAGTAGGACATGAAGGAAATTCGCGACGATCGCCCGTTACGAAGTTTTTGTATCTACTTGATAGAGAGAGCCATAGTTTTTTATAGAAGCTTGCAAATCCAACATTAACTTATAGCTTTCCTGCTCAACAATAGAGAGTTCACTTTTTTCGACAGCTATTGAAAGTTGTTGAAGTAATTTTTTGTACTCACTCAAAAAAATCTCGATTTTTGTCTCTAATTTACTACAATTAGATAAAGCTAAATCAACTAAATTTCCAGCTAAATTGTTCCACTTAGCCGATATATATATACTCTCATCATACCATGATAAATTCCATTCGGCATTAAACGTGTCTGATCCAAAGAAAACTCGATATGAACCTTTTTTTTTATTTGTTACGTCAGACAACATGGGTAGAATATCATCAATTATTACACTAATGTCGTACTTGTAGCTAAGCGGTATATAAATGCAATTCCAGACGATAAATACTTTTTCCGTTTCCATAGGAAAGATAACTTGTATCGCTTCAGCTAAGTCACTTGCTATTTCATTGGGAGAATACAAAAAAACTGGATTAGAAACTTGAATACAGAAATTCATTATAAAGACTCCAATTTTTAATTTAATGGATAGGCATGAACTTTTCCACTAGGATATACCTTAACAAATACTTTTGTTGCTGGCACAGTAGTTCCATCAGGCATATGAACAATTGAGGAATTATTCGCTGGCAAGTCGAAAATATCCTGATTTCCTTTTCCTAAACCTCGAGCTTTATCTACTGCAAAGTCGATATCTTCTTTACTGCGAAACTGTCCTTGGGGAATTCCTTCCTTTTTGGCACGAGCTGGACCCTCAGTCCAGTTCAAACCGTGTTTTCTAGAACCTAGTAACGCTCTTTCTGCGAAATAATCTGCATTATGAACCAGAATCCCCAACTCCGAAACAAAATAAGTCGGAAATCCTTCAACCTTAAAATTGTAAACCTCAAACTTACCTTCACGTTTCTCAATCCTATCAACATCAACAAACGTCTCCTCATCCGTTTGCAACAAATCCCCAACAACTAAATCCTTCGCCTCAACCCACCCCTTATCCGGAGTCCAGAAAGGATGTTCCCCTGTTGTCGAAATGACCTCCCCATCAACATAGAGATCGTATAACTCCGTTGCCTCTCGCACAAAAGTATCCAAAACTTGCCGTTTTTCGATACCCCCAGGAGTCGTCGGGTCATCCGCAATCACCCAATCCCCAACCCGAATATCCTCGATATTCTTCATCCCCTCCGTTGTGAGAACCTTTGTCCCCGCAACGAAGCACTTCGGGCCGCCTCCTGCTGCCACAGTCCGAGTTGATTGAGTCGCTAAAACATCATCCGGCCCCGGCGTACTCCCCTTAACCTTCCGCGCTGCGCCAATGCCCCGCTTAATCCCGCCAATCATCCCCGCTAACGGCACGTAAGACAATAAATTCCAGGAATCCCGAATTTCAAACCGACCGTTATCCTGGTAACTCTCGTACAAATTCTTAGTTGCCTTGAGCGCGCCGTAAATATCAAACCCAAGGTCGGCACCGACCCCTGC
Proteins encoded:
- a CDS encoding DUF6531 domain-containing protein, which encodes MTGELKLGNFQLSFTDLEVPVTGIPISVTRTYDSLTAAQQDNFGYGWRLEFRDTNLQTSLPPRTEQQELLDEYPAFRDGTKVYITLPGGKRETFTFKTRPHPITLAAFRAGVPIPESARFYLPFFVSEEGSEVALKVDENVLLRNKNTGNYISPNGLNYNPIQTLFGGKYTLTTKEGIEYEINAKSGDLNKVTDLNGNTLTYSEGGIVSSAGKEVKFERDAQGRISAVIDPAGERITYEYTPMAI